A window of Brachybacterium fresconis contains these coding sequences:
- the rplN gene encoding 50S ribosomal protein L14, whose protein sequence is MIQQESRLKVADNTGAKEILCIRVLGGSGRRYASIGDTIVATVKDAIPGGNVKKGDIIKAVVVRTSKERRRADGSYIRFDENAAVILKTDGEPRGTRIFGPVGRELRDKRFMKIISLAPEVL, encoded by the coding sequence GTGATTCAGCAGGAGTCGCGACTGAAGGTCGCCGACAACACGGGTGCCAAGGAGATTCTCTGCATCCGTGTTCTCGGTGGCTCCGGTCGCCGTTACGCCAGCATCGGCGACACCATCGTGGCGACCGTCAAGGACGCCATCCCCGGTGGCAACGTCAAGAAGGGCGACATCATCAAGGCTGTCGTCGTCCGTACATCCAAGGAGCGTCGGCGTGCCGATGGCTCTTACATCCGCTTCGACGAGAACGCGGCGGTGATCCTCAAGACCGACGGCGAGCCGCGCGGAACGCGCATCTTCGGCCCCGTCGGTCGCGAGCTGCGCGACAAGCGCTTCATGAAGATCATCTCGCTGGCACCGGAGGTGCTGTGA
- the rplX gene encoding 50S ribosomal protein L24 codes for MAKMKIKKGDLVQVITGRTSDSDKAAQRGLEAGDKGKQGRVLQVFPDSERVLVEGINRHTHHLKPNQAGGAGGIEQREAPLHVSNVALVDPEDNKPTKIGVRVETVELDSGRSKQVRVRYAKRSGKDI; via the coding sequence ATGGCAAAGATGAAGATCAAGAAGGGCGACCTCGTCCAGGTGATCACCGGTCGCACCAGCGACAGCGACAAGGCCGCCCAGCGCGGCCTCGAGGCCGGCGACAAGGGCAAGCAGGGCCGCGTCCTGCAGGTGTTCCCCGACTCCGAGCGCGTGCTCGTCGAGGGGATCAACCGCCACACCCACCACCTCAAGCCGAACCAGGCCGGTGGTGCGGGCGGCATCGAGCAGCGCGAGGCGCCGCTCCACGTCTCCAACGTGGCCCTGGTCGACCCGGAGGACAACAAGCCGACCAAGATCGGCGTCCGCGTCGAGACCGTCGAGCTCGACAGCGGCCGCTCCAAGCAGGTGCGCGTCCGCTACGCCAAGCGCTCCGGGAAGGACATCTGA